CTATTCCAACGTTTTTCCGTCATCCTGAGCGAGGCGCTGCTCAGGCGGTTGACCCTGGTTCTGTAGTGTGGCGCCGAGCGAAGGATCTACTGCGCGTTCCGAGGGGATTGCGTGACACGCGAGCCCCGGCCCGGCTCCGGCTAGATCCTTTGGTCGCCGCAGGAGTGCAGTGCGTCACCCTGGCCTCTGCGGGGCGGCTCTCTCAGGATGACAGAAATACGCACTCACGCACCTTTTTCCCCGAGTTCCATGCGAGACGCAGACCTCATCAACGACCGTCCCCCGCTGCGCGGCAACCCGATGGCGGGGGTCGCGCTGGGCACCGCGATTCTGGCGGGGCTGCTGGTGCTCCTGGCCGGGCCCGGCACACGGCTGGGGTTCTGGCACTTCAGCACCGGGTTCCAACTGATGCGGTGGGGCGCGTACCTGGCGGTGCCGGCGGCGCTCTTTTCGATCGTAGCGCTGGTGCTGGTGCGGGGGAGGAGGCGCGGCGTGCTCCCCTCGATCCTGGCGCTGGGGATCGCGGCGGGGGCGTTCCTGGTGCCGTACAGCTTCCTGGTGAAGGCGCGTTCCCTGCCGCCCATCCACGACATCAGCACCGACACGCGCAACCCGCCGCCGCTCATCGCCACTCTCCCGCTGCGCGAGCAGACGGGCGCCACCAACCCATCGGCGTACGAGGGCGACTCCATCGCGCGGCTCCAGAGAGAGGCGTACCAGGACGTGCAGCCCGTGATGCTCGCCATGACGCCCGATTCCGCGTACGGGCAGG
The window above is part of the Longimicrobium sp. genome. Proteins encoded here:
- a CDS encoding DUF1499 domain-containing protein, whose protein sequence is MRDADLINDRPPLRGNPMAGVALGTAILAGLLVLLAGPGTRLGFWHFSTGFQLMRWGAYLAVPAALFSIVALVLVRGRRRGVLPSILALGIAAGAFLVPYSFLVKARSLPPIHDISTDTRNPPPLIATLPLREQTGATNPSAYEGDSIARLQREAYQDVQPVMLAMTPDSAYGQALRAAREMGWEIVAAERDEGRIEATAITGWWGFRDDVVIRVMPASGIARVDVRSVSRVGRSDVGANAARIRAYVRRLKENA